AGGTTCGGGGCGATGCGCAGCACCCGCACGCGGCTCAGGAACACGCCGGGGTCGGGTACCTCGAAGGTCAGGACGGCGCCCTGCCCGACCCGCAGGTACGTCTGCGCGAGGTGGTGGTGCGGGTGGCTGCTCAGCCCGGGGTAACTGACCTTCCCGACGCGCGGGTGAGCTTCGAGCCACTGAGCCAGGGCGAGTGCGGTGGCACTCTCGCGCTCCAGGCGCAGGGCGAGGGTCTCCAGGCCCTGCGCGATCAGGAACGCGCTGTGCGGGGCCAGGGTCATGCCGAGCTGGTGCGCGCCGAACCAGCGTTGCCGCCACGCGAGGGCCGCGTCGCCGCGCACGTTCAGGATGCTCTGCTCGCCGCCGTCCGCAAAGATGGGATTGCGGGTCAGGTCGTGCCCGGTGCCGACCGTGACCGCGCCGCCCAGCACGCTGCCGTGCCCGCCCGCCCACTTGGTCAGGGACTGACTGACGATGTCCGCGCCGTGCGCGAGCGGGCGGCACAGGAAGCCCACGCCGCCGCAGGTGTTGTCGATGGCCAGCAGCGCGCCGTGCTCGTGCGCGATGTCCGCGAAGGCGCGGATGTCCGCGATGTCCCCGGCGGGGTTGCTGATCATCTCGGCCCACACGAGGCGGGTGTTGGGCTGCATGGCGGCCCGCACGGCGTCCGGGGTGTTGTCGACCAGCGTGGCCGTGATGCCCATCAGCGGCAGGATGTTGCTCAGCATCCCGGTCGTCCCGCCGAACAGGCTGCTGGCCGACACCACGTGATCGCCCGCGCGACACACGCTGAGGATCGCGGTCAGGGTGGCCGCCTGCCCGCTCGCGACCGCAACGGTGGCCGCGCCGCCCTCCAGGGTGGTCAGGCGGTCCTCGAGCGCCCGCACGGTCGGGTTCTGAAGGCGGGCGTAACTGAGGCCGGTGTTCTGCTGGAATTCCTGTTGCGCCTCTTCCAGCGTGTCGAACTGGAACGCGGCGGCCGCGTGGATCGGGAAGCCGATGGTCTGCCCCAGCCCGCGCGGAATGCTGCTCTGCACGGCGGTCGTCTCGTAACTCCAGGGTTCGGCGGGGTGGGCGTCCGGGCGGGGCGTGTCGGTCATGCCTTCACGCTACGCCGCGCGCCGCGCTAGGGTGCCGGGCATGTCCGGCCCACCCGACCCCTTCAGCTTCCTTCCGGCCCGGCCGCCCGCCACGCTGTCGGTCGGCGTCAGCGTCCTCGTGCAGGACGAGCAGGGGCGCGTGCTGCTGCAACGGCGCGGCGACGACGGCCTGTGGGGCACGCCCGGCGGGCACCTGAACCCCGGCGAGAGTTTCCTGCAGGCCGCGCAACGCGAACTGTTCGAGGAGACCGGCCTGATCTGCCCGGACCTGCACCTGATGCCGCTGCCGGACGCCCTGATCGACGGTCCCGCCTTCCGCATCAGCACGCCGCGCGGCGACCAGTATCAGGTGGGACTGCGCACGCGCGGCACCCTCAGCGCCGCCGCGCTGGACCTCGCCGCGCCCGACGACAGCGGTGAGACGCTGGCCCTGGGCTGGTTCCCGCTGAGCGACCTGCCCCCGCTGAGCGGCGCGATCAATGTCGCCAGCCTGAACCTGCTGCGCCGCGAGCGTGGCCTGAGCGACCTGCCCTGAATGGCCAGGGCACCCCAGCCGGGGGGGGCGGAGGCAGGTGCGTCATGTCCGCACGACAGCTTTCTGAAGGTTCCCTAAGCTGAGGGTGTGAAACGTTCCCTTGCCCTGCTGACCGTCGGCGCCCTGCTGCTCGCCTCCTGCGACCGTACCACCACGCCCACGCAACCCACCAATCCGGCCCCGGTTGACCCGGCCAAGACCGAACCCGCCGCGCCCGTCGTGGGCCAGAGCCTGGAGGTGCAGGACGTGATGGGCACCGCCCAGAGCGCCGCCAAGCAGATGGCCGCCATGACCGACCCGAACAACCCGGACCTGGACCCGGATCTGAAAGCCCTGCTGGGCCTGTTCAACATGGGCGGCGCGCCCATGCCTCTGTCCGGCGGCCTGAACAGCCTGGACCTGAGCGGCGCGGCGTCGTTCGGCAAGAACTTCGTGCAGGGCATCGGCGGGAATGGACGCGTGACCACGCAATCCGTGACGACCGTGAAGGAGGCCCTGGCTACCGGCACGCGCACGTACACCCGCGACGGCGGCTACCAGTACTCCGAGCTGCCCAGAGACGGCTACGTGGAGATCGACGAGCAATCCGGCGTGCGCATCGAAGCAAGCTGGAAGGTCGGCGGCGCCGCGACCGTGTGGGTGAACAACGGGTACGCGTACGACTACAGCACCGGGCAGGTCCTCCCCCGTCAGCAGGAAGTGCCGACCAACGCGACCGGCAGCGTCACCATCGCCGGGAAGACCGTGGCGGGCCTGAAGTTCAACATGACACCCGGCGACTGCCTGAACAACGCCGGCCCCACCGCGCTGACCATGAGCGGCTGGGCGGGCCGCGAGACGAACGCCCCCGCCAAACTGGACCTGACGTACGCCTGGACCGAGAAGGACGTGCTGCTCAGCGGCTCGGCGCAGTACGCGACGACCAAACAGAAGGTGGACGCCAGCATGAAACTGAACGTGACCGGCACCACCAGCGACCGCTGCGGCGACGCGTTCACGTTCACGCCCACCCGCGCCGACCTGACCGGCACGCTGGATATCCCCAGCCACAAGACCGAACTGAACGTGTACCTGCGTGACCTGAGCAACCTGGAATTCAGCGAGAAGGCCATGAGCGCCCCCAACGCCCTGGACCGGATCGGCGGGACTGTGAACGCCGCCCTGACCTTCAACGGCAAGGCCGTCGTGACCGCCTTCGGCCCGCTGGCCGACGGGAACGACATGGACCTGCAGCCGGGCGATCAGGTGAAGTTCCGCTACGTCAAGAGCGGCAAACTGGTCGAAGCGGACTTCCGCACCGCCGAGAAGGACCTGCAGGAACTCGCCAACCCGCGCCGCTGAGCGCACGCGGACAGGGCGCAGGCCGGGGCGGGTGCCCTGGCCTGCGCCTTTGCGGGTTGCGCGGTGTGCGGCCGCGCCAGCGTGGGCGGTGCGGTAGCGTGATTCATGCAGATCGAGGACATGAACTGGGGCATGGTGGCGCAGACGCTGCGAGCCGAGGACCGCTGCGTGCTGCCGCTGGGCTGCACCGAGCAGCACGCGACCCTGAGTCTGGCGACCGACACCCGCCTCGCCGCGCGCGTAGCCGCCGAGGCCGCCGAGGGACTGGGCGTGCCGGTGTTCCCGGCGC
Above is a genomic segment from Deinococcus seoulensis containing:
- a CDS encoding NUDIX domain-containing protein, translating into MSGPPDPFSFLPARPPATLSVGVSVLVQDEQGRVLLQRRGDDGLWGTPGGHLNPGESFLQAAQRELFEETGLICPDLHLMPLPDALIDGPAFRISTPRGDQYQVGLRTRGTLSAAALDLAAPDDSGETLALGWFPLSDLPPLSGAINVASLNLLRRERGLSDLP
- a CDS encoding aminotransferase class V-fold PLP-dependent enzyme, whose product is MTDTPRPDAHPAEPWSYETTAVQSSIPRGLGQTIGFPIHAAAAFQFDTLEEAQQEFQQNTGLSYARLQNPTVRALEDRLTTLEGGAATVAVASGQAATLTAILSVCRAGDHVVSASSLFGGTTGMLSNILPLMGITATLVDNTPDAVRAAMQPNTRLVWAEMISNPAGDIADIRAFADIAHEHGALLAIDNTCGGVGFLCRPLAHGADIVSQSLTKWAGGHGSVLGGAVTVGTGHDLTRNPIFADGGEQSILNVRGDAALAWRQRWFGAHQLGMTLAPHSAFLIAQGLETLALRLERESATALALAQWLEAHPRVGKVSYPGLSSHPHHHLAQTYLRVGQGAVLTFEVPDPGVFLSRVRVLRIAPNLGDVRTLVVHPWTTTHGRVPEPARYAAGVTPTTIRMSVGVEALSDLKADIEQAL